A stretch of the Arthrobacter stackebrandtii genome encodes the following:
- a CDS encoding helix-turn-helix transcriptional regulator gives MNEERRRELAQFLRDRRAGLLRAEHGLPPIGSRTMGLRREEVAAFAAVSVTWYTWLEQGRDINASRQVLESIGRVLRLTAAEQAYVLALGGHGAVPAGGPATIEDMPPHLQALLDAWDFPAFAVAPDWNIAGWNSAYEGLYSHISEVDPDGRNLLWLVFTDPQLRQMLPDWDTTSRNFVAEFRAEAGLRLGSEAHTALVDRLAGASAEFASIWAERVVLNFSSRRRVFIHPQVGELVFEQHRLVPSDVPDLHFVLYVPTAGTPTRERLAELSAQSAASAG, from the coding sequence ATGAATGAAGAACGACGGCGTGAGCTGGCCCAGTTTCTCCGCGACCGCCGCGCCGGGCTGCTTCGGGCGGAGCACGGGCTGCCGCCCATCGGCAGTCGGACCATGGGCCTGCGCCGCGAGGAGGTTGCCGCCTTCGCCGCCGTCAGCGTCACCTGGTACACCTGGCTGGAACAGGGACGGGACATCAACGCCTCGCGCCAGGTCCTGGAATCCATTGGCCGGGTGCTGCGGCTGACCGCGGCCGAGCAGGCCTATGTGCTGGCACTGGGCGGACACGGCGCCGTCCCGGCCGGCGGCCCCGCCACCATCGAGGACATGCCGCCGCACCTGCAGGCGCTGCTGGATGCCTGGGATTTTCCTGCCTTTGCCGTCGCCCCGGACTGGAACATTGCCGGCTGGAACAGCGCCTATGAAGGGCTGTACTCGCACATTTCCGAGGTGGACCCGGACGGCCGGAACCTGCTCTGGCTGGTGTTCACCGACCCCCAGCTGCGGCAGATGCTCCCCGACTGGGACACCACTTCAAGGAACTTCGTGGCCGAATTCCGTGCCGAGGCCGGGCTCAGGCTGGGGTCCGAGGCACACACCGCGCTGGTGGACAGGCTGGCTGGTGCCAGCGCGGAGTTTGCCAGCATCTGGGCCGAGCGCGTGGTCCTGAACTTCTCCTCCCGGCGCCGCGTGTTCATCCATCCGCAGGTGGGGGAGCTGGTCTTTGAGCAGCACCGGCTGGTGCCCTCCGACGTGCCTGACCTGCACTTTGTGCTGTACGTGCCCACGGCGGGAACCCCCACCAGGGAGCGTCTGGCGGAGTTGTCCGCCCAGTCGGCCGCCAGCGCGGGGTAG
- the recR gene encoding recombination mediator RecR — MYEGAVQELIDELGRLPGIGPKSAQRLAFHILEADGDDMKRLVRAITTVKERVKFCTVCFNVTESELCNICRDERRDPTVICVVEESKDVLAVERTRAFRGRYHVLGGSINPIAGIGPDQLRIRELLTRLNDAQIQEIIIATDPNLEGEATATYLSRMLKTLGIAVTRLASGLPVGGDLEYADEVTLGRAFEGRRNALT, encoded by the coding sequence GTGTACGAAGGAGCAGTTCAAGAGCTCATTGATGAGCTGGGGCGCCTGCCGGGGATCGGGCCGAAGTCGGCGCAACGGCTCGCGTTCCACATCCTTGAGGCGGACGGCGACGACATGAAGCGCCTGGTCCGCGCCATCACGACGGTCAAGGAGCGGGTGAAGTTCTGCACCGTGTGCTTCAACGTCACGGAATCGGAGCTGTGCAACATTTGCCGCGACGAGCGCCGCGATCCCACCGTGATCTGTGTCGTTGAGGAGTCGAAGGACGTGCTCGCCGTGGAGCGCACGCGTGCCTTCCGCGGCCGCTACCACGTGCTGGGTGGCTCCATCAATCCAATCGCCGGGATCGGGCCGGACCAGCTGCGCATCCGCGAGCTGCTGACGCGGCTCAACGACGCCCAGATCCAGGAAATCATCATCGCCACGGACCCCAACCTCGAGGGCGAAGCGACCGCAACCTACCTCTCGCGCATGCTGAAAACGCTCGGCATCGCCGTCACGCGCCTGGCGTCGGGGCTGCCCGTAGGCGGCGACTTGGAGTACGCCGATGAGGTCACCCTGGGTCGCGCGTTTGAGGGCCGCCGCAACGCCCTCACATAA